A single window of Larimichthys crocea isolate SSNF chromosome XII, L_crocea_2.0, whole genome shotgun sequence DNA harbors:
- the LOC104929914 gene encoding cytosolic phospholipase A2 gamma translates to MEAAAPEKVIRHSHSLGPGEKEYVHKRKQKVLEALKKLKVECDANNVPSIALLGSGGGQRADVSLMGTLYQMEKEGLLDTLVYVGGLSGSTWCMSSVYNDPEWSSNMDRAMSRLFRPGIEMKQAVDWLCEQMNDEDFSLSDVWGALTSVEFIKEMDQRHLSDEARRNTFNPYPIYNAINKDCFTDGPPEGKWFELSPHEAGFTELGFFIETSLLGSKFKNGKLLEKKPEMDMVKLEGILGSALASGEVIKEYILNWLKGLFHLGDVTKEQQSVLAVLDEVIAVTRNPTKISPVVFDLGPLQGIPEVTKANHTLNLWVEAKSPEERNRLAKQWSLEMIAAVDTWTQSQRKGGFIDIAKLVGKILWLIWYWVWGTTENFLYQDRTAPTYLSSNERFHLMDAGLLMNVPYPAFLGDKRDIDLIIAPDYSAGKAFETLTLARDYAAEVKKPFPEIDDKILKERDWPKDCYVFEGKEKEPTIVYMPLFNRRNCKDAEEVKAKMDKFSTFQRPYKREKIESLLEIVKANVKNNKGTLLKEINKAVRRREKK, encoded by the exons ATGGAGGCAGCTGCTCCTGAG AAAGTCATCCGTCACTCCCACTCTCTGGGTCCTGGTGAAAAGGAGTATGTTcacaagaggaaacaaaaagttCTGGAGGCGCTCAAGAAACTGAAAGTCGAATGTGATGCA AATAATGTTCCCAGCATTGCTCTGCTGGGGTCAGGTGGGGGTCAAAGAGCAGACGTGAGTCTCATGGGTACTCTCTATCAGATGGAAAAAGAAGGTCTGTTGGACACTCTGGTCTATGTAGGAGGACTTTCTGGGTCAACATG GTGCATGTCGTCCGTGTACAATGATCCAGAATGGAGCTCCAACATGGACAGAGCAATGTCCAGGCTGTTTCGTCCTGGTATTGAGATGAAGCAGGCTGTGGACTGGTTGTGTGAACAGATGAACGATGAGGATTTCTCTTTATCTGATGTGTGGGGGGCTTTGACCTCTGTTGAGTTCATAAAAGAG ATGGACCAACGACATCTTTCAGATGAGGCCAGAAGAAATACCTTCAACCCTTACCCCATCTACAACGCCATAAACAAGGATTGCTTTACAGATGGGCCTCCagaag GGAAATGGTTCGAGCTGAGCCCACACGAGGCTGGTTTCACAGAGCTGGGTTTCTTCATTGAAACTTCTCTTCTGGGCAGCAAATTCAAGAATGGAAAGTTGCTGGAGAAGAAGCCAGAGATGGACATGGTCAAACTGGaag GTATCCTTGGTTCTGCATTGGCTAGTGGGGAAGTTATAAAAGAGTACATCCTGAACTGGCTGAAAG gacTCTTCCATCTTGGTGATGTTACTAAAGAGCAACAGAGTGTACTAGCTGTTCTTGATGAAGTAATAGCTGTGACCAGAAACCCCACTAAGATTTCTCCTGTGGTGTTTGACCTGGGCCCACTGCAGGGTATACCAGAAG TGACCAAGGCAAACCATACTCTGAATTTGTGGGTGGAGGCAAAGAGTCCAGAGGAAAGAAATCGTCTTGCTAAACAGTGGAGTCTGGAGATGATAGCTGCAGTGGATACATGGACCCAAAGTCAGCGGAAAGGAGGTTTCATAGACATAG CCAAACTGGTTGGAAAAATCCTTTGGCTGATTTGGTATTGGGTTTGGGGAACTACTGAAAACTTCCTCTACCAAG ATCGCACCGCTCCAACTTACCTCAGCTCAAATGAGAGATTCCATCTGATGGATGCCGGGCTGCTGATGAATGTACCCTACCCTGCATTTCTGGGAGACAAGAGAGACATCGACCTCATCATCGCACCAGATTACAGCGCTGGAAAAGCGTTTgag ACCCTGACTCTTGCCAGAGACTATGCAGCTGAGGTGAAGAAGCCTTTCCCAGAGATAGACGACAAAATCCTGAAGGAGAGAGACTGGCCAAAGGACTGCTATGTGTTTGAGGGAAAAGAGAAGGAGCCCACGATTGTTTACATGCCACTCTTCAACAGACGCAACTGCAAAG ATGCAGAGGAGGTCAAAGCAAAGATGGACAAGTTCTCCACCTTCCAACGTCCCTACAAAAGGGAGAAGATTGAGTCTCTGTTGGAGATAGTGAAAGCCAACGTGAAGAACAACAAGGGAACTCTGCTGAAGGAGATCAACAAAGCTGTTCGCCGCAGAGAGAAGAAGTAG